Proteins from a single region of Streptomyces sp. HUAS 15-9:
- a CDS encoding SDR family oxidoreductase: MISLFSLSGKTALVTGGSRGVGLMIARGLVEAGAKVYVSSRKAEACEEAVRGLSGPGQAVALPADLSREEECHRLAADICEREEQLHILVNNAGATWGAPLDEFPVSGWDKVMDLNLRSPFLLTQALLPKLRAGGSTEDPARIINVGSIDGLHVSPVSAYSYAASKAGLHHLTRVLAKELGPQGITVNAIAPGPFESKMMAATLDVMGEAIAEAAPLRRIGRPDDMAGVAVYLASRAGAYVTGAVIPVDGGLGTTV; encoded by the coding sequence GTGATTTCGCTGTTCTCCCTCTCCGGCAAAACCGCCCTCGTGACCGGCGGTTCCCGCGGCGTCGGCCTGATGATCGCCCGGGGCCTGGTCGAAGCGGGAGCCAAGGTCTATGTCAGCTCCCGCAAGGCGGAAGCCTGCGAGGAGGCCGTGCGTGGGCTTTCCGGTCCCGGCCAGGCGGTGGCACTGCCCGCCGACCTGTCGCGCGAGGAGGAGTGCCACCGACTCGCCGCAGACATATGCGAGCGGGAGGAGCAACTGCACATCCTGGTGAACAACGCCGGCGCCACCTGGGGCGCGCCCTTGGACGAGTTCCCGGTCAGTGGCTGGGACAAGGTGATGGACCTCAACCTGCGCAGCCCCTTCCTGCTCACCCAAGCCCTCCTGCCGAAGCTGCGCGCCGGCGGGTCGACGGAGGACCCTGCGCGGATCATCAACGTCGGTTCCATCGACGGCCTGCACGTCAGCCCGGTCTCGGCCTACTCCTACGCAGCCAGCAAGGCGGGCCTGCATCATCTGACCCGCGTGCTGGCCAAGGAGCTCGGGCCACAGGGCATCACGGTGAACGCCATCGCGCCCGGCCCCTTCGAGTCGAAGATGATGGCCGCGACCCTGGACGTCATGGGCGAGGCGATCGCGGAGGCGGCTCCGCTGCGCCGGATCGGGCGGCCGGACGACATGGCGGGCGTCGCCGTCTATCTGGCCAGCCGTGCGGGCGCCTACGTCACCGGCGCCGTCATCCCCGTCGACGGCGGCCTCGGCACCACGGTCTGA
- a CDS encoding hemerythrin domain-containing protein, translating to MRYPKVYAALAVAAAATVGASAWTWAGPADKSEPQKNEAGGTRVTEPLRAEHRELFPHIEALADAGDAIGTTPLQEQRDKVHASYTFLSQQLIPHAVAEDKVLYAKVDSLIGRNGNTRATDTMRRDHTEVATLTDKLGELGGTLHEGAPSPAQERELRRILYSLNGIVGLHFAKEEEVFLPLLDRKLSAAQARQMFEQMEKVAEETGGEGGHQH from the coding sequence ATGAGGTACCCCAAGGTGTACGCGGCCCTCGCCGTGGCTGCCGCTGCCACCGTCGGCGCGAGCGCCTGGACGTGGGCCGGCCCCGCGGACAAGTCCGAGCCGCAGAAGAACGAAGCGGGCGGGACCCGGGTGACCGAGCCCCTGCGGGCCGAGCACCGCGAGCTGTTCCCGCACATCGAGGCCCTCGCCGACGCGGGCGACGCGATCGGCACCACGCCGTTGCAGGAACAGCGCGACAAGGTGCACGCGTCGTACACGTTCCTCTCCCAGCAGCTCATCCCCCACGCCGTCGCCGAGGACAAGGTGCTCTACGCGAAGGTGGACAGCCTGATCGGCAGGAACGGAAACACCCGCGCGACCGACACGATGCGCCGTGACCACACCGAGGTCGCCACCCTGACCGACAAGCTCGGCGAGCTCGGCGGCACACTGCACGAAGGCGCACCCTCGCCCGCCCAGGAGCGGGAACTGCGCCGGATCCTCTACTCACTCAACGGCATCGTGGGCCTGCACTTCGCCAAGGAGGAGGAGGTCTTCCTCCCGCTGCTCGACCGCAAACTCAGTGCCGCCCAGGCCCGGCAGATGTTCGAGCAGATGGAGAAGGTCGCGGAGGAGACCGGCGGCGAGGGCGGACACCAGCACTGA
- a CDS encoding sugar kinase, translating to MSNRPLVTLGETMGLLTTTGEGPLRHQRTLELGTGGAESNVAIGAARLGVPAVWIGRVGDDEIGRLVLASLRAEGVDTSAVRMDAGAPTGLMLKTRRTLVDRRVTYYRRGSAGSRLAPEDVPESLVLGAALLHVTGITPALSASARKAVEHAVRLARENGVPVSLDVNYRATLWPRHEARSCLAELVRQADVLFAGEDEAALLVASGDHVALAAQLSALGPAEVVIKRGPYGAYSLAHGTAHETAAIPTTVVDPVGAGDAFVAGYLAERITGTAVPQSLRTAAICGAAACAVRGDWEGAPERAELERLACTDTEVQR from the coding sequence ATGAGCAACCGTCCCCTGGTCACCCTGGGCGAGACGATGGGGCTGCTCACCACGACCGGTGAGGGCCCCCTGCGCCACCAGAGAACCCTGGAACTGGGAACCGGCGGAGCCGAGTCGAACGTCGCCATAGGGGCGGCACGGCTGGGCGTCCCGGCCGTGTGGATCGGCCGCGTGGGCGACGACGAGATCGGCAGGCTCGTCCTGGCGAGCCTGCGGGCGGAAGGCGTCGACACCAGCGCCGTCCGCATGGACGCCGGGGCCCCCACCGGCCTGATGCTGAAGACCCGCAGGACCCTCGTCGACCGGCGCGTCACCTACTACCGACGCGGCAGCGCCGGATCGCGCCTCGCACCCGAGGACGTGCCCGAGTCCCTCGTCCTCGGTGCCGCCCTGCTGCACGTCACCGGCATCACCCCGGCCCTCTCGGCCTCGGCACGAAAGGCCGTCGAGCACGCGGTCCGGCTCGCCCGCGAGAACGGCGTACCCGTCTCACTCGACGTCAACTACCGCGCCACCCTGTGGCCCCGGCACGAGGCCCGGTCCTGCCTTGCCGAACTCGTCCGGCAGGCCGACGTACTCTTCGCCGGAGAGGACGAGGCAGCCCTGCTGGTCGCATCCGGCGACCACGTCGCCCTGGCCGCTCAGCTGTCCGCCCTGGGGCCCGCGGAAGTGGTCATCAAACGCGGCCCGTACGGCGCCTACTCCCTCGCGCACGGCACCGCACACGAGACGGCCGCGATACCGACCACCGTCGTCGATCCAGTCGGCGCCGGCGACGCCTTCGTGGCCGGGTACCTGGCCGAGCGCATCACAGGCACCGCAGTACCGCAAAGCCTGCGCACCGCGGCAATCTGCGGAGCCGCCGCCTGCGCGGTCCGCGGAGACTGGGAGGGAGCACCCGAACGAGCCGAACTCGAGCGCCTCGCCTGCACCGACACGGAGGTCCAGCGATGA
- a CDS encoding NnrS family protein — translation MPVELSTTGPPCPPKYRNTVHAPFFTAAVLSVLTVGASWGVLILWRIGFDERFTGVSVHEINAHGYAQITGWVGLFVMGFGYQAFPRLWRTSLAAPRLVPVVLAAAVTGLVTAVIGMGAAGYRAGGGWTVPVALVGNALVLVASLLFAGQLLVTYRRSGGPLRPVTGFIGSGVFWIVGQAAFGLWHTAMTMTAAARSDLLWYIATYQAPLRDMQIHGMALLMILGLSSHLLPQMFGVARTPERRAWTALLLINAGVVTEVVVFVAYRWTGAHWAAALLMLPWLMIAGGVAVMALPWRLWRRLPRNDHRSGKFVRAAYGWLALSLVMLLLMPVYQSVTGLAFSHAYYGAIRHAITVGFASMMITGIAARVAPTLRGIHPRTLGSLTGPFVLLNTGCALRVILQTLTDWHPFFFSVVGISGLLELTALAWWGTGLLRIIHGPTVPGAGGYAPGVPRPAPGAV, via the coding sequence GTGCCGGTCGAGCTGTCCACCACCGGCCCGCCATGTCCCCCGAAGTACCGCAACACCGTCCACGCCCCGTTCTTCACCGCGGCAGTGCTGTCCGTCCTCACCGTCGGCGCCTCGTGGGGCGTCCTCATCCTGTGGCGGATCGGCTTCGACGAGCGCTTCACCGGGGTGTCCGTCCATGAGATCAACGCGCACGGTTATGCACAGATCACCGGATGGGTCGGGCTGTTCGTCATGGGCTTCGGCTACCAGGCGTTCCCGCGGCTGTGGCGCACCTCCCTGGCCGCCCCACGCCTGGTGCCGGTCGTCCTGGCGGCGGCCGTTACGGGGCTGGTGACGGCTGTCATCGGCATGGGAGCGGCCGGCTACCGGGCCGGGGGCGGTTGGACGGTACCCGTGGCCCTGGTCGGCAACGCTCTCGTGCTGGTCGCGTCCCTGCTGTTCGCCGGGCAACTCCTGGTGACGTACCGGCGCAGCGGGGGCCCGCTGCGTCCCGTCACGGGCTTCATCGGCTCGGGAGTGTTCTGGATCGTCGGCCAGGCGGCCTTCGGGCTCTGGCACACGGCGATGACCATGACGGCCGCCGCGCGCTCCGACCTGCTGTGGTACATCGCGACCTACCAGGCTCCGCTGCGCGACATGCAGATCCACGGCATGGCGCTGCTGATGATCCTCGGTCTGTCAAGCCATCTGCTGCCGCAGATGTTCGGGGTGGCGCGGACACCCGAGCGCCGGGCCTGGACGGCCCTGCTGCTGATCAACGCGGGCGTGGTCACGGAGGTCGTCGTCTTCGTCGCATACCGGTGGACCGGCGCCCACTGGGCCGCAGCCCTCCTGATGCTGCCGTGGCTGATGATCGCCGGTGGGGTGGCGGTCATGGCACTGCCCTGGCGCCTGTGGCGGCGGCTGCCCCGCAACGACCACCGGTCAGGCAAGTTCGTCCGCGCCGCCTACGGGTGGCTGGCGCTCTCCTTGGTGATGCTGCTGCTGATGCCCGTCTACCAGTCCGTCACCGGCCTCGCATTCAGCCATGCCTACTACGGGGCTATCCGGCACGCGATCACCGTCGGCTTCGCCTCCATGATGATCACGGGGATCGCCGCGCGGGTGGCGCCCACCCTGCGCGGCATCCACCCCCGCACTCTCGGATCGCTCACGGGCCCCTTCGTCCTTCTCAACACCGGCTGCGCGCTGCGGGTCATCCTGCAGACCCTCACCGACTGGCACCCGTTCTTCTTCTCCGTCGTCGGGATCAGCGGGCTGCTGGAACTGACCGCGCTCGCCTGGTGGGGGACCGGCCTGCTGCGGATCATCCACGGACCCACCGTGCCCGGAGCCGGGGGGTACGCACCGGGCGTTCCCCGCCCGGCCCCGGGCGCCGTCTGA
- a CDS encoding bifunctional 4-hydroxy-2-oxoglutarate aldolase/2-dehydro-3-deoxy-phosphogluconate aldolase — MSEILDEVARRRIVAVLRAADASRFPATARALAAGGITCVEVTMTSRGALESVAALREQGLIVGVGSITSPAQAAEACAAGAAFVVTPARIEGVVGRCARRDVPVVMGSLTPSEILAAVREGAAAVKVFPAAAFGPGYLRHIRAPLPHLRLMPTGGITVATAADYLQAGAFAIGLGTPLVGAADTPLDEITRRAEALVGSCTRPSHPTFAGRPGHPEEGRRHP; from the coding sequence GTGAGCGAGATCCTGGACGAGGTGGCCCGCCGCCGCATCGTGGCCGTGCTGCGCGCCGCCGACGCGAGCCGCTTCCCGGCCACCGCGCGCGCCCTGGCGGCCGGCGGCATCACCTGCGTCGAGGTGACGATGACCTCCCGGGGCGCCCTGGAGAGCGTGGCCGCCCTGCGTGAACAGGGACTCATCGTGGGCGTCGGCAGCATCACCTCACCCGCCCAGGCGGCAGAGGCCTGCGCGGCGGGCGCCGCGTTCGTCGTCACCCCCGCACGGATAGAGGGTGTCGTCGGCCGCTGCGCCCGGCGCGACGTCCCCGTGGTGATGGGCAGCCTGACCCCCTCGGAGATACTCGCGGCCGTGCGCGAGGGCGCGGCGGCCGTCAAGGTGTTCCCGGCCGCTGCCTTCGGTCCGGGCTATCTGCGGCACATACGGGCACCGCTGCCGCACCTGCGGCTGATGCCGACCGGCGGCATAACCGTCGCCACGGCCGCCGATTATCTGCAGGCGGGTGCCTTCGCCATCGGGCTCGGCACCCCGCTCGTCGGCGCCGCCGACACCCCTCTCGACGAGATCACCCGGCGGGCCGAAGCGCTCGTCGGCTCGTGCACCCGGCCGTCGCACCCTACGTTCGCGGGCCGGCCCGGCCATCCGGAAGAAGGAAGAAGACACCCATGA
- a CDS encoding DUF5133 domain-containing protein: MLMAHPAVLRNMVEQYDALRILHADHGSPGGRRRMDDIAFTLCVSTGTRDIDAALIVARHQLPGARPYDDSLVPA, translated from the coding sequence ATGCTCATGGCACACCCCGCGGTCCTGCGGAACATGGTGGAGCAGTACGACGCGCTGCGCATCCTGCACGCCGATCACGGAAGCCCGGGGGGCCGCCGGCGCATGGATGACATCGCCTTCACGCTCTGCGTGTCCACCGGCACCCGCGACATCGACGCTGCCCTGATCGTCGCCCGGCACCAGCTGCCCGGCGCCCGCCCGTACGACGATTCCCTCGTTCCCGCCTGA
- a CDS encoding response regulator transcription factor, with protein sequence MCAHVLVAEDDEMQAELIRRSLLAEGHTATVVHDGAAALDAARRLRPDLVVLDLMLPAIDGFGVCRVLRGAQENAEIPVVMLTARSAEEDVLLGLELGADDYLTKPYSPRELMARIRTVLRRSGRGVGVREDPVARAGGIRIDPVRHEVRCDGEPVECTPAEFQILLAMAGEPERVFSRRQLLQCTRGFDRSSTERAVDVHIMNLRRKIEADPRRPVRLVTVFGVGYKLSGGRP encoded by the coding sequence GTGTGCGCACATGTGCTGGTCGCCGAGGACGACGAGATGCAGGCCGAACTCATACGCCGCTCGCTGCTGGCGGAGGGCCACACCGCCACCGTGGTCCACGACGGCGCGGCCGCGCTGGACGCGGCCCGCCGACTGAGACCCGACCTCGTGGTCCTCGACCTGATGCTCCCGGCAATCGACGGCTTCGGCGTGTGCCGGGTGCTGCGCGGCGCGCAGGAGAACGCCGAGATCCCCGTAGTGATGCTCACCGCCCGCTCGGCGGAGGAGGACGTCCTGCTCGGCCTGGAGCTTGGCGCCGACGACTACCTCACCAAGCCGTACAGCCCGCGCGAACTGATGGCCCGCATCCGCACGGTCCTGCGGCGCAGCGGGCGCGGCGTCGGGGTGCGGGAGGATCCCGTCGCCCGCGCGGGCGGCATCCGCATCGACCCGGTACGGCACGAAGTGCGCTGCGACGGCGAGCCGGTGGAGTGCACCCCGGCCGAGTTCCAGATCCTGCTGGCCATGGCGGGGGAGCCGGAACGGGTGTTCTCGCGACGGCAACTGCTCCAGTGCACCCGCGGCTTCGACCGGTCCTCCACCGAACGGGCCGTCGACGTTCACATCATGAACCTGCGCCGGAAGATCGAGGCGGATCCGCGCCGGCCGGTACGGCTGGTGACCGTGTTCGGGGTCGGCTACAAGCTGAGCGGCGGCCGCCCGTGA
- a CDS encoding ANTAR domain-containing protein, translating to MRELNLPRQQAREDEIMSRSPVSHPAAQAAQRALLIGVCARGGRLLVTIRGDLDISTEKAVQTVLRKAVGRSRHGIDLDLSGTGFCDCCGLNCFLTARRHAMAAGKTVTIQAASPLVQRLLSVTGTWPLFTLQHCPAGLSSCGPEATAEHQEDALDEDENLRTEVVQLRRAMQTRPPIDQATGILMATFSLTAEDAWDVLVALSQNTNTKLAEVAEKLLTTIQGRPLAEADQQQVAAAVAALHATRKAPAPPQPQQPLPDEEAGGCGLPP from the coding sequence ATGCGGGAGCTGAACCTTCCCCGGCAGCAGGCCAGGGAGGACGAGATCATGAGCAGATCACCGGTCAGCCACCCTGCGGCGCAAGCAGCACAGCGGGCTCTCCTGATCGGGGTCTGCGCCCGCGGCGGGCGCCTGCTCGTGACCATCCGCGGCGATCTTGACATCAGCACGGAAAAGGCAGTGCAGACCGTGCTGCGCAAGGCCGTAGGGCGGAGCAGGCACGGGATCGATCTCGATCTCAGCGGCACAGGGTTCTGTGACTGCTGCGGCCTGAACTGTTTCCTCACCGCCCGGCGCCACGCCATGGCAGCCGGCAAGACCGTGACCATCCAGGCCGCCAGCCCCCTGGTGCAGCGTCTGCTGAGCGTGACGGGCACGTGGCCCCTGTTCACGCTTCAGCACTGTCCGGCAGGCCTGTCCAGCTGCGGCCCCGAAGCGACGGCAGAACATCAGGAGGATGCCCTGGACGAGGACGAGAACCTGCGCACTGAGGTCGTCCAACTGCGCAGGGCGATGCAGACGCGCCCGCCTATCGACCAGGCCACAGGGATCCTGATGGCCACATTCAGCCTCACCGCCGAGGATGCCTGGGACGTGCTGGTCGCCCTCTCCCAGAACACAAACACCAAACTCGCCGAAGTCGCCGAGAAGCTCCTCACCACCATTCAGGGCCGGCCCCTCGCCGAAGCCGACCAGCAGCAGGTAGCCGCAGCCGTCGCCGCCCTCCACGCCACAAGAAAGGCACCCGCACCCCCGCAACCACAACAGCCCCTCCCCGACGAAGAGGCCGGCGGCTGCGGGCTGCCGCCGTGA
- a CDS encoding SCO2400 family protein, with translation MDYCIPCSRTLNGAVTCPECGAYDPGMAQLSDRTDGAPTVDAAVPKVRFSGRPDSSASPLPEAPTPQQDLPADRDDRPSRLRKYAVRSLGAAAFTILGGLAVASVLPEPTAPRAASIPERPSPEEPGVRVTDSSASPERVTTHPARKGVRDRNGDGIRRPLPTATRSKSPVSRPPTTSTPPSVKTKPTPRSSSSRRPSSPPQTATASARPSASPSGSISASPTSSGSPSSKGEVRG, from the coding sequence ATGGACTACTGCATCCCGTGCAGCCGCACGCTCAACGGCGCCGTAACCTGCCCGGAGTGCGGGGCATACGACCCCGGTATGGCACAGCTGAGCGATCGGACAGACGGTGCTCCGACCGTGGACGCCGCGGTGCCGAAGGTCCGCTTCAGCGGGCGACCGGACTCCTCCGCGTCCCCCCTTCCTGAGGCACCAACTCCCCAGCAGGACTTGCCGGCAGACCGGGACGACCGCCCGTCGCGGCTGAGGAAATATGCCGTTCGGTCTCTTGGTGCAGCCGCATTCACCATCCTCGGAGGCCTGGCCGTTGCATCGGTGCTCCCCGAGCCGACAGCCCCACGAGCAGCCTCGATCCCGGAACGGCCCTCCCCCGAAGAGCCTGGGGTCCGCGTCACCGATTCGTCTGCTTCACCGGAACGTGTGACCACTCACCCAGCAAGAAAGGGCGTCCGGGACCGAAACGGTGACGGGATCCGGAGGCCCCTGCCGACGGCAACTCGCAGCAAGTCACCGGTCTCTCGGCCTCCCACCACCAGTACGCCGCCATCAGTGAAGACCAAGCCGACGCCCCGAAGCTCCAGTAGCCGCCGCCCCAGCTCGCCCCCGCAAACGGCAACCGCTTCCGCGAGGCCCTCCGCCAGTCCTTCCGGCAGCATCAGCGCCTCTCCTACCAGTAGTGGCTCGCCGAGCAGTAAAGGGGAAGTCCGTGGCTGA
- a CDS encoding helix-turn-helix transcriptional regulator has product MGEVPEPHTGWTFLTNHARVLAAIASNQRRRVRDIAAHCRLTERAVQKIISDLEAAGYLTHRREGRSNAYRIQPGIPLRHPAEAALTVADLLSLLVQHDAEHADEAKRSR; this is encoded by the coding sequence ATGGGAGAAGTACCCGAGCCGCACACGGGGTGGACGTTCCTCACCAACCACGCCCGGGTGCTCGCCGCGATCGCGAGCAACCAGCGCAGGCGCGTCCGTGACATCGCCGCGCACTGCCGGCTCACGGAACGCGCTGTCCAGAAGATCATTTCTGACCTGGAGGCGGCCGGTTACCTCACCCACCGGCGTGAAGGACGGTCCAACGCCTACCGCATCCAGCCGGGAATCCCCCTGCGCCACCCGGCCGAGGCGGCCCTGACCGTGGCAGATCTGCTTTCCCTCCTCGTTCAGCATGACGCCGAGCACGCCGACGAGGCCAAAAGATCCAGATGA
- a CDS encoding putative quinol monooxygenase: MSTTAASYTLLVRFRVRTGAQAAFDALTARTVDLIRKHEPGTLLYAIHTTGVPTERIFYELYEDQEAFAFHERQPHIQEFLAARGALLQALPEVTVLTPTAISRRTAQTSKGDRC, translated from the coding sequence ATGAGCACAACGGCAGCGAGCTACACCCTCCTCGTGCGATTCCGCGTCAGAACCGGAGCGCAGGCAGCTTTCGACGCCCTGACAGCCCGCACTGTCGACCTCATCCGGAAGCACGAGCCGGGAACACTCCTCTACGCCATTCACACCACTGGGGTACCGACCGAGAGGATTTTCTACGAACTGTACGAGGACCAGGAGGCGTTCGCATTCCACGAGCGCCAGCCGCATATCCAAGAATTCCTCGCCGCACGGGGCGCGCTCCTCCAAGCACTTCCGGAGGTGACTGTGCTGACCCCGACAGCGATATCTCGTCGCACAGCCCAAACCAGCAAGGGAGACCGTTGCTGA
- a CDS encoding sensor histidine kinase gives MKPRIPWRKRLLVRLLFASALIAVCSVAATAWLAVTTTTSALEEEQGQDLAADNNILAQLSGYAATHHDWTGVRHTVRALAAKTGRRIALTTADRTLIADSAPHGTPLPPRPAASVDPLHTDTYSESGAQLSGIDPRAVGPYRLPARERSQLDAVAGKQRICYDRYGIRVNVAHTPSGRPFLTEEDGAAAGDYGGTITCGYGLNKPTRTEDKARAALEQGARTCLADKGVDLGSPLFVAFDPEGTTSATRLFPTKFGGMDDARTTQSVQSCVDSARRAQLDPYVAPVAELFLGIGDQTVPRFDMSPANKAKIVGAAGLVLAVTVAVTAVVATRLVRPLRALTVAAQQPPELHVRARVRTRDETGLLAAAFNDLTERRERLEAQRKAMVSDIAHELRSPLTNIRGWLEVTRDGLVDPDPALLGSLHEEALVLQRIIDDLQDLAAADAGTLRLHREPVSAEELLDQVAAAHRVAADAAGVTLHTDTDGDPWLDADPVRMRQALGNLVSNALRHTPADGTVTLAAHRDSGQVVFTVTDTGTGIAPEDLPHLFDRFWRAEKSRSRRTGGSGLGLPIVRHLVAAHGGTAEAAGEPVKGAVFTLRLPGAAAPRDG, from the coding sequence GTGAAGCCCCGGATACCGTGGCGCAAACGGCTGCTTGTCCGGCTGCTGTTCGCCTCGGCGCTGATCGCCGTCTGTTCCGTGGCCGCCACTGCCTGGCTCGCGGTCACGACCACCACCAGCGCCCTGGAGGAGGAGCAGGGCCAGGACCTCGCCGCCGACAACAACATCCTTGCCCAGCTCAGCGGATACGCCGCGACCCACCACGACTGGACGGGCGTACGGCACACAGTCAGGGCACTGGCCGCGAAGACCGGCCGCCGCATCGCGCTCACCACCGCCGACCGTACCCTCATCGCCGACTCCGCGCCCCATGGAACCCCGCTGCCGCCCCGGCCCGCCGCCTCAGTCGACCCCCTGCACACCGACACCTACAGCGAGTCCGGCGCCCAGCTCAGCGGCATCGACCCGCGCGCGGTCGGCCCTTACCGGCTGCCGGCCCGGGAACGCTCGCAACTGGACGCGGTGGCCGGCAAACAGCGGATCTGCTACGACCGCTACGGCATCCGCGTCAACGTCGCGCACACCCCCAGCGGCCGGCCCTTCCTGACCGAAGAGGACGGCGCTGCCGCGGGCGACTACGGCGGGACCATTACGTGCGGCTACGGGCTGAACAAGCCGACCCGCACCGAGGACAAGGCCCGCGCGGCCCTGGAACAGGGCGCCCGCACCTGCTTGGCGGACAAGGGCGTCGACCTCGGCTCCCCGCTGTTCGTCGCCTTCGACCCCGAGGGCACCACCTCCGCGACGCGGCTCTTCCCGACCAAGTTCGGCGGGATGGACGACGCGAGGACGACCCAGAGCGTTCAGAGCTGCGTCGACAGCGCCCGCCGCGCCCAACTCGACCCCTACGTCGCTCCCGTGGCCGAGTTGTTCCTCGGCATCGGGGACCAGACCGTGCCCCGCTTCGACATGTCCCCGGCCAACAAGGCCAAGATCGTCGGCGCGGCCGGCCTGGTCCTCGCCGTCACGGTCGCCGTCACCGCGGTGGTCGCCACCCGTCTCGTACGACCGCTGCGCGCGCTGACAGTGGCTGCGCAACAGCCACCGGAACTGCACGTGCGGGCGCGGGTGCGCACACGGGACGAGACTGGTCTGCTGGCCGCCGCGTTCAACGACCTCACCGAGCGCCGGGAACGTCTCGAGGCCCAGCGCAAGGCGATGGTCAGCGACATCGCCCATGAACTGCGCAGCCCGCTCACCAACATCCGCGGCTGGCTGGAGGTCACCCGGGACGGACTCGTGGACCCCGATCCCGCGCTCCTCGGCTCCCTGCACGAGGAGGCCCTCGTCCTCCAGCGCATCATCGACGACCTCCAAGACCTGGCGGCCGCCGACGCGGGCACCCTGCGCCTGCACCGCGAGCCCGTCAGCGCCGAAGAACTGCTCGACCAGGTGGCCGCCGCACACCGCGTCGCGGCCGACGCCGCCGGGGTCACCCTGCACACCGACACGGACGGCGATCCCTGGCTGGACGCCGACCCGGTGCGGATGCGGCAGGCGCTCGGCAACCTGGTCTCCAACGCCCTGCGCCACACGCCCGCCGACGGCACGGTCACCCTCGCCGCCCACCGGGACAGCGGCCAGGTCGTCTTCACCGTTACCGACACCGGCACCGGCATCGCGCCGGAGGATCTGCCGCATCTCTTCGACCGGTTCTGGCGCGCCGAGAAGTCCCGCTCCCGCCGCACCGGCGGAAGCGGTCTGGGCCTGCCCATCGTCCGCCACCTGGTCGCCGCCCACGGCGGTACGGCCGAGGCGGCGGGCGAGCCGGTGAAAGGTGCCGTGTTCACACTGCGGCTGCCGGGCGCGGCGGCGCCGCGGGACGGGTGA
- a CDS encoding TetR/AcrR family transcriptional regulator, with amino-acid sequence MRPDKRNGTRDVIVDNALRLFAERGYDAVRVQDLARAAGVSRATFYNHFSERDEVLGVLFERLLVSEEAGSETAQDTPPLQRVGAVLNGAVRRMLQQPELARFVYTLPVRHESLLRPDVSSTPAVFVTIHRLLEAAAARGELRDDVPIDLVCAHVHNALETGMRAWADGRTDDPEGRVGMLVDLALYGILAPAGTRPPDPRPGHG; translated from the coding sequence ATGAGACCGGACAAGAGGAACGGGACCCGCGACGTGATCGTGGACAACGCGCTGCGACTCTTCGCCGAGCGGGGATACGACGCGGTGCGCGTCCAGGACCTCGCCCGCGCCGCCGGGGTCTCACGCGCCACCTTCTACAACCACTTCTCCGAACGGGACGAGGTCCTCGGAGTGCTCTTCGAGCGCCTGCTGGTCAGCGAGGAGGCCGGGTCCGAGACGGCGCAGGACACCCCGCCGCTCCAGCGTGTCGGGGCGGTTCTCAACGGCGCTGTCCGCAGGATGTTGCAGCAGCCGGAACTGGCCAGGTTCGTCTACACCCTCCCCGTGCGCCACGAGTCACTGCTCAGACCGGACGTGTCTTCGACCCCGGCCGTGTTCGTGACGATCCACCGTCTGCTCGAGGCTGCCGCTGCACGCGGCGAACTCCGCGACGACGTACCGATCGACCTGGTGTGCGCGCACGTGCACAACGCGCTGGAGACGGGGATGCGCGCCTGGGCGGACGGCCGTACCGACGACCCGGAAGGCCGCGTGGGAATGTTGGTGGACCTGGCGCTGTACGGCATCCTCGCCCCGGCCGGCACCCGCCCGCCCGACCCGCGCCCGGGGCACGGCTGA